GACAAAAACTCAAGGCATCGAGGCCAGGAACTTGTAACCAATGACAGTCAATTGGGATTTTGATCTTTTCGGACTCGATATTCTTAAGTAAATTCTATCTAGTATCTTCGCTTCCCAATAGAGAGAAGTCTATGCAAGAAGTTTATATCGTGGCCGCTGTCCGGACTCCAATTGGTCGTTTTGGTGGGGGATTAATGGGATTATCCCCGGCGGATTTAGGGGCAACAGTGATGAAATCCGCCCTAGAAATCGCTAATTTGCCCCCAGAAGCCCTAGATTTGTATATTTTCGGCAATGTTTTGGGATCCGGTCATGGTCAGTTAATTCCCCGGCAAGCGGCGATTAAAGCGGGAATTCCCGTAAGCGTGGACGGATATCGGGTGGATATGGTTTGTTCTTCCGGAATGATTGCCGTTAGTAACGCTGCCACCTCAATTCGCGCTGGCGAAGCGGATCTCGTCCTCGCCGGTGGCATCGAATCCATGTCCCAAACTGGCTTTTTTCTCTCCCATCGGGCCCGGTGGGGTTATAAATTCCTTATGGGTGCGCCGGAACAATTAACCGACCTATTACTGCACGATGGCTTAACCGATGCTACCACGACTGAGGGCATGGGTTCCCAAGTTGATCGCCTCTGTCTCGATCGCGGGGTTTCTCGGCAAGCATTAGACGAAATTGCCGCCTTATCTCACCAAAGAGCGGCCACAGCCACAGAAAAAGGCTGGTTTAATGGTGAAATCGTGCCAATTGAACTTAAATCTAAGAAAGGTTCCACAATTATCGCTCAAGATGAGGGTATTCGTGCCGATAGTACCCCAGAAGGGTTAGGAAAACTGCGGCCGGCTTTTAATCCGTCGGGAGTTTTAACCGCAGGGAATAGTAGTCAGATTTCCGATGGGGCCGCCGCTATCCTTTTAGCCAGTCAAAAAGCGGTGGATCAGTACGGTTTAAAACCAATTGCCAAAATCCTTGGCGGCGCTGTGGGTGCTGGAAAAACCGATCGCTTCCCAGAATTCCCCGTCCTAGCGGTGAAAAAATTACTGGCATCTCTAGATAAAACGATCGAAGATTTCGATTTAGTGGAAAATAACGAAGCTTTTGCCTTAAATAATCTGCTTTTTGAGATGGATCTGGGGTTAGCGAGGGAAAAACAAAACGTTCACGGTGGTGCGATCGCATTGGGTCATCCCATCGGCGCTTCCGGATCGCGGATTCTGGTGACGTTAATTAATGCGTTGAAAGTACAGGATAAAACCCTCGGTATGGGGGCCATCTGTCATGGGACCGGTGGCGGAACAGCGATCGCAATTGA
This Microcystis wesenbergii NRERC-220 DNA region includes the following protein-coding sequences:
- the phaA gene encoding acetyl-CoA acetyltransferase PhaA, which codes for MQEVYIVAAVRTPIGRFGGGLMGLSPADLGATVMKSALEIANLPPEALDLYIFGNVLGSGHGQLIPRQAAIKAGIPVSVDGYRVDMVCSSGMIAVSNAATSIRAGEADLVLAGGIESMSQTGFFLSHRARWGYKFLMGAPEQLTDLLLHDGLTDATTTEGMGSQVDRLCLDRGVSRQALDEIAALSHQRAATATEKGWFNGEIVPIELKSKKGSTIIAQDEGIRADSTPEGLGKLRPAFNPSGVLTAGNSSQISDGAAAILLASQKAVDQYGLKPIAKILGGAVGAGKTDRFPEFPVLAVKKLLASLDKTIEDFDLVENNEAFALNNLLFEMDLGLAREKQNVHGGAIALGHPIGASGSRILVTLINALKVQDKTLGMGAICHGTGGGTAIAIERV